A single window of Rubripirellula lacrimiformis DNA harbors:
- the fdhD gene encoding formate dehydrogenase accessory sulfurtransferase FdhD, which yields MTTNTKPEASPGIREFTVRRFRGTTITAKPDDVAIEQPLEIRIIISVDGKLVDHSISITMRTPGDDSKLAVGFLVTEGIIRDRDDVVATRVCRSGSVVRVKLRPGLQIDLDRLQRHFYTTSSCGVCGKASIEAVSVQIQTPLHDGVPTIPADLIGQLPQRLRDSQSLFDRTGGLHASGLFDRTGRLLAVEEDVGRHNALDKLIGGQWLDDISVVADSVLVLSGRISFELVQKALVVGIPVVIAVGAPSSLAIELAQRHDMTLVGFAKPDGFNVYHDCGRIV from the coding sequence ATGACTACCAATACGAAACCGGAAGCATCGCCCGGCATCCGCGAATTCACGGTTCGGCGATTTCGCGGTACGACGATCACGGCCAAGCCGGACGACGTCGCCATCGAACAACCGTTGGAAATTCGCATCATCATCAGCGTCGATGGCAAGCTGGTCGATCATTCGATTTCGATCACCATGCGAACTCCCGGCGATGATTCCAAGTTGGCGGTGGGTTTCCTGGTCACCGAGGGGATCATTCGCGACCGCGATGACGTGGTTGCCACCCGGGTTTGCCGCAGCGGCTCGGTTGTCCGAGTGAAGTTAAGGCCTGGGTTGCAGATTGACCTGGATCGGCTGCAGCGACATTTCTATACGACCAGCAGTTGTGGCGTTTGTGGCAAAGCGTCGATCGAAGCTGTCAGCGTGCAAATCCAAACACCGCTGCACGACGGCGTCCCGACCATTCCGGCCGACCTGATTGGTCAACTTCCGCAGCGTCTGCGAGATTCGCAATCGTTGTTCGACCGGACCGGCGGTCTGCACGCCAGCGGATTGTTCGACCGCACCGGTCGTCTGCTGGCTGTGGAGGAAGACGTTGGTCGACACAACGCGCTCGACAAATTGATTGGCGGGCAATGGTTGGACGATATCTCGGTGGTCGCCGATTCTGTGCTGGTGCTAAGCGGGCGGATCAGTTTTGAACTGGTTCAAAAAGCACTTGTCGTTGGCATCCCAGTGGTGATCGCCGTCGGTGCCCCATCCAGTTTGGCAATCGAATTGGCACAGCGGCATGACATGACGTTGGTCGGGTTCGCAAAGCCGGATGGATTCAACGTCTATCATGACTGTGGGCGAATCGTTTAG
- a CDS encoding STAS domain-containing protein, protein MARIERHGAVIAIRPTDPVRAESIASLNEMVRPLLVGGVPDVIIDLSETPLIDGAGLEWILSLDEDCCRRGGCVRLCSANELSNDILRITSVGSTVQRFSDLTAALGSFA, encoded by the coding sequence ATGGCTCGAATCGAAAGACATGGCGCGGTCATCGCAATTCGCCCGACGGACCCGGTCCGCGCTGAATCGATCGCCAGTTTGAATGAAATGGTGCGTCCGTTGCTGGTCGGTGGTGTTCCCGATGTCATCATTGACCTGTCGGAAACGCCGTTGATCGATGGTGCCGGATTGGAATGGATTCTTTCGCTTGACGAAGACTGTTGCCGGCGTGGCGGTTGCGTTCGATTGTGTTCGGCGAACGAACTTAGCAACGACATTCTGCGGATCACCAGTGTGGGTTCGACGGTCCAGCGATTCTCTGATTTAACCGCTGCTCTTGGGAGCTTTGCCTGA
- a CDS encoding type II secretion system F family protein, translated as MSSAFAPFQFTPPPSGNQRQGTSGQPAVNQNAGRQKPTSPSPVGQSGGAKGTSGGRSNQPSSATSIETIDRDSDAHTPVLAKRRGAKVPAGRVLLVVNQLAVMSQNGIEIADAIDAVAKNCTDVKLAKALQDIHESVNSGHAFSEAMAIHGHCFPTTLPPMLAAAERSGEVPRTLGRVCARMRGELQMRGTIVGSLVYPAILVFASVVVLAALILGVLPQFSKVFESMGKPVPIYTEVLLSFGVFCRQWWLLIIPSVIGTLVTMWMLRTHPIVVRPLGRFLMYGPLIRDAYRPLQAGRTLRTIAGMVHGGVPMLQSVQLSQQTTMDPYWQALLRQVERNLIDGLPASTALSECDFVPPEAGQMMATAERTGRVAEVLEDIGMFYEEEAERKIKRLVVALEPVVILVMGVVVAGIVMSIMLPMLDISTISKQ; from the coding sequence ATGTCTTCCGCCTTCGCCCCGTTTCAATTCACTCCACCGCCATCGGGAAACCAGCGGCAGGGGACGAGTGGACAGCCGGCGGTTAACCAAAACGCCGGTCGGCAGAAACCGACAAGCCCCAGCCCCGTCGGCCAGTCCGGCGGTGCCAAGGGTACGTCCGGCGGACGATCGAACCAGCCATCATCCGCCACGTCGATCGAAACCATCGATCGCGATTCGGATGCCCATACGCCTGTCTTGGCGAAACGCCGTGGTGCGAAGGTGCCCGCCGGTCGTGTGCTGCTGGTCGTCAATCAGTTGGCCGTGATGAGCCAGAACGGGATCGAAATCGCAGACGCGATCGATGCCGTCGCAAAGAACTGTACCGACGTCAAGCTTGCCAAGGCTTTGCAGGATATTCACGAGAGCGTCAATTCGGGGCACGCATTTTCGGAAGCGATGGCCATTCATGGTCATTGTTTTCCAACGACGCTGCCGCCGATGTTGGCCGCAGCGGAACGTTCCGGCGAAGTTCCCCGAACCCTGGGCAGAGTATGCGCCCGGATGCGTGGTGAATTGCAGATGCGGGGGACGATTGTCGGATCGCTTGTCTATCCCGCTATCTTGGTGTTCGCGTCGGTCGTGGTTTTGGCGGCGTTGATCCTGGGGGTCTTACCGCAGTTCAGCAAAGTTTTCGAATCGATGGGGAAACCGGTCCCGATCTACACCGAAGTGTTGTTGTCGTTCGGCGTCTTTTGTCGTCAATGGTGGTTGCTGATCATCCCATCGGTCATCGGCACGCTGGTGACGATGTGGATGTTGCGGACGCATCCCATCGTGGTGCGACCGCTAGGACGGTTTCTGATGTACGGTCCCCTGATTCGTGATGCCTATCGCCCGCTGCAGGCCGGACGCACTTTGCGGACGATTGCCGGGATGGTGCACGGTGGTGTGCCGATGTTGCAGTCGGTCCAGTTGTCTCAGCAGACCACGATGGACCCCTATTGGCAGGCTCTGTTGCGGCAGGTCGAACGCAACCTGATCGACGGTTTGCCGGCCAGTACCGCGCTATCGGAATGTGACTTCGTGCCGCCGGAAGCCGGCCAAATGATGGCGACGGCCGAGCGGACGGGGCGAGTCGCCGAAGTCCTGGAAGACATCGGAATGTTCTACGAAGAAGAAGCCGAACGGAAAATCAAGCGTTTGGTCGTTGCTTTGGAACCGGTCGTGATCTTGGTCATGGGGGTCGTCGTCGCTGGGATCGTGATGTCGATCATGCTTCCCATGCTGGACATTTCGACGATCAGCAAGCAATAA
- a CDS encoding GspE/PulE family protein — protein MLCQPAIETADDFAAAIALPASRSHLRIRKQGALLGERLIEAGLLRPDQLESALEHQKVETERMRLQAEADGTQRSKRGRFKRLGEVITELGLVDEGDLIPHLGEQLGVEGVRLREGLIDPLAVGLVPRDEAERLRALPLMRVRDELTVAMADPHDLSAIDSLARISGCRIRPVFTLAASIDRLLPRCYEDDFAVDSVTADLDVEQLDFDAETIDLDLSGSIQLAEGSPVINLVNYAIVQAIGQGASDIHIEPGAKCTSVRFRIDGALREVMKPRKDLHSAIVSRIKVMAKLDIAEHRQPQDGRLHVRMNRREVDLRVSTLPTVLGEKVVMRVLDRQSVTFDLNRLGMADESLAIANRMLRRPHGLVLVTGPTGSGKTTTLYSAIEMIKGVQRNIITVENPVEYQLELINQVQVQSDTGMSFAKALRSILRQDPDVIMVGEIRDRETAETAIQAALTGHLVLSTLHTNDSASAITRLVDMGIERFKISAALVGVIAQRLVRNLCPSCRETYYPSARILSDLQFQGDTRHPFAQSRGCSQCFESGYRGRTGIYEMLECNSSLRTMINDDANLDDIRAAHRGPTLLSEGLRLAVDSVTSLDEVTRVALVD, from the coding sequence ATGCTTTGCCAGCCAGCCATCGAAACCGCGGATGACTTCGCCGCCGCGATCGCGCTTCCCGCGTCCCGTTCCCACCTGCGCATTCGCAAACAGGGAGCCTTGTTAGGGGAACGGTTGATCGAAGCCGGTCTACTGCGGCCCGATCAATTGGAATCGGCCTTGGAACACCAAAAGGTCGAAACCGAACGCATGCGACTGCAGGCTGAAGCCGACGGGACCCAGCGATCCAAACGCGGTCGTTTCAAACGTCTTGGCGAAGTCATTACCGAACTAGGGTTGGTCGACGAAGGCGACTTGATTCCGCACCTTGGCGAACAGTTGGGTGTGGAAGGTGTGCGGCTGCGCGAAGGTTTGATCGACCCGTTGGCGGTCGGTCTAGTGCCTCGTGACGAAGCCGAACGTCTGCGTGCACTGCCGCTGATGCGAGTCCGCGACGAACTGACCGTCGCCATGGCGGACCCGCATGATTTGTCGGCGATCGATTCGCTAGCCCGAATCAGTGGATGTCGAATCCGGCCCGTTTTTACATTAGCCGCCAGCATCGACCGATTGTTACCTCGTTGTTACGAGGATGACTTTGCCGTTGACTCGGTGACAGCCGACCTGGATGTCGAACAACTTGACTTTGATGCGGAAACCATCGACCTGGACCTGTCGGGGTCGATTCAGTTGGCCGAGGGCAGCCCCGTCATCAACCTGGTCAACTATGCGATCGTGCAGGCGATCGGCCAGGGCGCCAGCGATATTCACATCGAACCGGGTGCCAAGTGCACGTCGGTGCGTTTTCGGATCGATGGTGCCCTGCGCGAAGTGATGAAGCCACGCAAAGATCTGCACTCTGCGATCGTCTCTCGGATCAAGGTGATGGCAAAGCTTGACATCGCCGAGCATCGCCAGCCCCAGGACGGACGTTTGCATGTCCGTATGAATCGACGCGAGGTCGATCTTCGTGTTTCGACGCTGCCAACGGTGCTGGGCGAGAAAGTCGTGATGCGGGTACTGGATCGCCAAAGTGTGACGTTCGATTTGAACCGATTGGGGATGGCCGACGAATCGTTGGCAATTGCCAACCGGATGCTTCGCCGTCCGCACGGTTTGGTCTTGGTGACCGGTCCGACGGGCAGCGGGAAAACCACCACGCTGTATTCGGCAATCGAAATGATCAAAGGGGTCCAGCGGAATATCATCACGGTGGAAAACCCTGTCGAATATCAGTTGGAATTGATCAACCAAGTACAGGTTCAGTCCGATACCGGGATGTCTTTTGCCAAGGCGCTGCGCAGTATTTTGCGACAGGACCCTGACGTGATCATGGTCGGTGAAATTCGTGACCGCGAAACGGCCGAGACCGCGATCCAGGCTGCACTGACAGGTCACTTGGTGCTGAGTACTTTGCACACCAACGATAGCGCATCGGCCATCACCCGGTTGGTCGATATGGGGATCGAGCGATTCAAAATCTCCGCTGCATTGGTCGGTGTGATCGCACAGCGATTGGTTCGCAATCTTTGCCCGTCCTGTCGCGAAACCTATTATCCGTCGGCTCGGATCTTGTCGGATCTGCAGTTCCAAGGTGACACGCGACATCCCTTTGCCCAAAGTCGCGGTTGTTCCCAGTGTTTTGAATCTGGGTACCGAGGCCGGACCGGGATCTATGAAATGTTGGAATGCAATTCTTCGCTGCGAACGATGATCAACGACGATGCGAATTTGGACGATATCCGAGCCGCCCACCGAGGCCCGACGCTGTTGAGCGAAGGGTTGCGTTTGGCGGTCGATTCAGTGACTTCGTTGGATGAAGTCACTCGTGTCGCTCTGGTGGATTGA